The Ahaetulla prasina isolate Xishuangbanna chromosome 7, ASM2864084v1, whole genome shotgun sequence genome segment cccctttcttgaccaggactccttacgcactgtcactcacgccctcgttacctctcgcctggactattgcaatgctctctacatggggctccccttgaagagcaccgggaagctccagctagtccagaatgcagctgcgcgggtaattgtgggagcatcacgttgctcccatataacacctatcctgcgcggcctgcactggctgccggtagccttccgggtgcaattcaaggtgctagtgctcacctttaaagcactctatggcttaggaccgggctatttacgagactgccttctgccaccgatagcctcccaacgacctgtgcgctcccacagagcgggcctgctccgggtgccatcagccaaaaagtgccgactggtggcccccagggggagagccttctctgtggcagcaccgaccctatggaatgagttacctcctgggttacgccaacttcccgacctctgtaccttcaagcgggaactgaggactgctattcaatcgggtgggactagcctaaatattatttatattttagtttaacttaattttaattgaattttaattgtattaatctatttataattttatattctaagggttttatatcggtctttcgaccgttttagtttaaattggccagttaaatatttcattttaaatgtattttaaatttgggatttgtattgtgtacctatgtgttttaaataaggctgtacaccgccctgagtccttcgggagaagggcggtctagaaatcaaataaataaataaataaataaataaataaataaataaataaataaataaataaataaataaataaattaaaaaaagggaatagCAGGACAGGTGCAGTATGTACATCTAACTTCCACATGGAACCCTGCAGCCATCAACCGTGTGGCAGGGGATTCTGGGACTGACATGGACACCTGCTGCCTCTTCCCAAATAAGAGGTAAAATGCTAATGGAAGCCGGAGGGAAAACACTCCTTTGATTTGCTGATACCACACGTGGCCTGTTCTACTGGAATGTCTCGCGTCAGCCATGCTGGGCCAGGCTTGGACAGAAAGAAACAATGGTCATCTGGAAAAATAATTACAGAGAAAGCAAGATCAAATCAGGAGCTCTTCTTGATCCAAGCGAAGTCCAGTCTTCTGgggcagtggtccccaactttttccagttttgtggaGTGCCCAGGAGGTGGGGAAGAGGAAATAGTTCCACATGAGCGGTAGACATACACACGCACGTAGCTCCGATTGTGTGAGCAGTAGGCACTCATGTGTATGAGTGCCCAACGCTTGCACAAATGGACCTGAGCAAGTGCTTGCCTGCCACTCATGTGGCCTGGTTCTGAACAGGCTgcgtgttgtggcctgttggccactGGCccttccagcagctgaatcagaggaggaggaagagatgtgggagtcagggccagcatcaaggcaacctgggagctccgagggggaagagggaatggacctgtcagagacagaggtggagactgggccgtccgtcagccctcagatggagagtcaacagcccccagatctgaaggtggctgatgaggaaaaggaggaacagctgggtccagtgcctgacgcacggatgtacagaaggcagaggagaggagagcagtggaaatctatgggctggtccttgggatggaagagccaccgctgctagtgaagcccctcCTAGCtcaggggataaaaggcagggggtggagatgaatagatgtggcagacaactattcatcttccggccATCTTCCAGACGGACTTATTAGTCTGCAGTGAGAgaggaatcattgcttcaactacagagggtttgtcctgtttggggagctgggtcagaacaatgtGTCCCAGTATCTTGGGCTGTGGCccgagggttggggacccctgttctgtaGGGTGGAACCTCTTCATTTTGGTCTCCCTCAGCTGGAATGCCAGTCCTTAAAATCAGAGAGCCACCTCGCTTCTATCGACAATGCAGAACAGGCAGAGCTACTGTCCAAGTACCTTGATGAAGCCTACTACCATCAACCGTCATCGGTCTGGATTGGGATGTTCGAGAACGAAATCGGGACTCCAAAGGCAAGTGTGGAAATTCCCTCCTTCTAATTTGTCTTGCATGCTCTCCGGGTCAGGCCGGATGTGGAGAAAGCGGCAGACCCCAGTTCTCTTTAAAATAACCCATTTGATTGGATCCAAGTAAAGGAGGCTGGGAAGGGATCCCATATAATCTTCCGGCAGGTATTTACTGGAAGTttctctacttacaaccacaattgagcctggtctacccaaatacccaccagacttgaaatcctgggtttagaaaatttagaactacgccgcctttgacaagacctgaatttaactcatagaatcatctattacaatgtccttcctgtcaaagactacttcagcttcaattgcaacaatacacgagcacacaatagatttaagcttaatgtgaaccgctccaatcttgattgcagaaaatatgacttcagtaacagagttgttaacgcttggaatacactacctgactctgtggtctcttcccagaatctcaaaagcttcaaccaaaaactgtctactattgacctcacccctttcctaagagatctgtaaggggcatgcataagagcacaaacgtgcctaccgttcctgtcctattgttttccttcgttatatccaattaatatagttattacaactcatactcatatatatgcttatatattgtataattatttcatgcttatgcttatatatactgtgtgacaaaaataaataaataaataaataaataaataaatacaggattGAGTATCCTGCTCctgctttcacctttcagccccaatccggGAGCCTTTCTGGCTTGATAGATTCTCCATGCCAAGAAGCACCTGTGCATCTAATGCGAACGATCCATCCAAAATTACACTAATTATTCTGTTGGTTTCCATTGTAAAAGATGTCTTGAGATTTTGAACTGAAGTCCCCAAAATAAGGTGATGGCCATCAACCCTTCTAAGTGGGTGGATGAGTAGAAACATAGGGTCCTCCTCATGGGAAGACATGGTTATCCTTTGCTCTGTTCTTCTTTGACCAGACCCAATTTGGGATTCTGAATGCAGTTATGGGTACCAGGATTCCAAAATAGAATTCTTGATTCTTTATTGGCCTagggtgattagacacacaaggaacttgtcttcggtggataagctctcagtgtacataaaagctgtaagtgataaatcatgatcataagtcATCATGgtttagggccggtttagctctgcctggtaaggcctgttattaagaacacaaagcctgcaattactgcaggttcgagcccggcccaaggttgactcagccttccatcctttataaggtaggtaaaatgaggacccagattgttgggggggcaataagttgactttgtaaatatatacaaatagaatgagactattgccctatacattgtaagccgccctgagtcttcggagaagggcggggtataaatgtaaacaaaaaaaaaaaatcataaaaatacattcatcataaatcataagatacaacacttggctgtaggatactaaataagcaatcaacataatcaATGATTATGAATGATAATCAACATAAGCAatcaatcatactaggaaattaaataaaacaatatagatcgtaaagatacaagcaacaaagttatagtcataagtagaaaaggagatgagTAATAGGAAGAATGAGAAGGATGAAAATGACAGGGCCCAACTCAGGATTAGAAAGATATGATAGGATCTGCCTTGACCCACTCTGATGACTCTTTCCCACATTCATTTTCTTCAGAAGAGGTACTTTGAGTGGGCGGATCGGACCTCCGTCGGTTATACGTCTTGGGCACCAGGAGAGCTGCACCACTTAAAGAAACATTGTGCAGCCCTGCGCAAACCAGGTGAGCAGATTTTTTTACCATGTACAcctgaaaaactgaaatatcagagGAGAAGCTGGGATCATTCCAGGAGAATCCTTAGTTCCAGAGAAATGGTTTTGACAAGACCGGCTGAAGGGTCTTGAGTCTTGACTGTTCATACACAGGCACAAATTGGAAGGATTGTTGATGGGGCATCCAGTTGGTTGATCAGGTGATGCCAGTGTGAAGCTCCCAGACCAACCTAAATAACCTCCAGTCTGAGGCATCCAGCAGGGATGGGATCATAAAGCCCCTAGATAGCTAACACCACGCTGGCTGAGTTTGTAGTACTTCTAGTACCTttatctccctctcctccctccctcctttccatcatctatctacccccccctttttttttctccaacatctatctttatctctctatccctttattttatttgaggAGCTCCTaaaaatatttgaggggctcctaaaaATACGAGGGGgttcaaactattttctaaagggctaaaaggcaagacaagaaacaatggatggaaactgacctaggagagaagcaacctagaactaagaaaaattTTCCCAAAGGTGAGAGCAGttaactcagtggttctcaacctttatagtgctgcgacccctttaatacaattccccacgatgtggcgaccccaaccataaaattattttcgttttgaatttatcgcgcctgaagccgtattggctagcgatctgaactgcttgcgattgccttgaggacggaggcattaaagcggagactcctcccctattaagtttatatcgtgcctgaagccagattaggttagcggttgggagtgattgcagctggcttgagagggagacatcagagcaaagatttctctctttttaaattcatcgcgcctgaagccgaattcgggtagcgatttgaagagcctgcagctggcttgtggagtcaaccattggagcgcgattcttcgactcgcaagtatacttcccatatttccgatggtcttaggcgacccctggcaaatcgtcattcgacccccaacagggtcccgacccacaggttgagaactgctgagtTAACTAATGAAatagattgccttcagaagttatggatgctccatcactggaggttttaaagaagagatttgtctgaaatggtttagggtctcctgcttgagcaaggggttggactaggagacctccaaggttcctttcaactctattatgctATGTTCTatgtctatctctctgtctctctctgtctcaactccatccaaccatccacgtATCTACCCATTATATTTATCCCTGCTGAAGTCAGGACACTCTTGGTGGTTTAGAGTAACTACAACCAAGCAGCCATCCACCGTGCACAAAGGAACTGTGTCCAGACATTTAAGTCATTTTGCCAGTGTAGACTCAAGCTGTGTAATTTGTCAAATATAAAGTCAATTTTCCAGCATCTCTCAATAGATACCTTGATCTGACTTCAGCTGTTATCTCAGTTGAAGAGCAACATCAACAGAGGAACACCAAGAATATGGCAAATGCTGGATACTTATGGATTTAGGGATCCTTCATGCTCGCAGAGTTTGGTtggtttcttgtagatgtttcatgaccaaactagggaacatcatcagtgctagaagggagtggatttTGAAGAGAGGAGGCAGCAGAgggggactgtggggtccttggtgctctctgcactggtttgttttcatgcagacatttcaagacccaactaggtaacatgatcagtTCCCAGAAGGGAGTGGAATTTGCACCGTTTACAGACAAGTTgcctgccctgtcagtgttgttgGGAGTGTATTTGGTGGTtgcttattttgtttatttagttgCTGGTTCCTTATTGGGCTATTGTTTAACTGTGAACAGTTATGTGGACTTGTCAATAACTTTACCTGTTATCTTCTAGATTACAAACTATGGGTTACCCGATTGTGTAACAATGAACTTCCCTACCTGTGTAAATTTGAAATATGAAgcataaaagaggttctcccatAATTCCTAGCAGTTCAAGGAATGGAAGCCAGCTGTCTGCCACCCAAATGTTTCTCTCCACTGCATACCATTGGGACATCCCCTCCATGAATGTATGGGCCCAATTTCCTTTTCTCTGTGCTGCATCATGAATGAATCAATTCTACTGCAACTACGAACGTGCTCCAGATTTGTCTCTTGTTCTGTTAAGATATTCATAAGGCGGCCACCACAGATCTCAAAACATAGTGATGAAGGTAGCCTGTTTCTGAGTGTCTTTCTCTGTCCTCTTGCCCACAAGGAGAAAGCAGTTGATACAACATCTTGAGGTATTCTTCTTGAGATGTTCTTCCATAGCATGACCACACTTCTGCATGCACTGAAGGCCAGGACTGGCGCAGGGTCTGATTAAAGAATTCTGCAGATTCCTTGATTGAAGAGGGCACTGAATTTAGCCTATGGGTGAAAAAGACAACTCTGTGGCAAATTGGAGAGGGCGCCGGgcctacctgttgtgacccaggcccaagtaggttgtaggaaactcagtccataaaaaaaaaaaaaaactttattcgaacagctgagaattacttcattcccagtgtcattcaactcaaattaaaacaaattactcCCAACAcacattcctcagtcctatcgcaaaccttgctccaattaggcaaactgccaaaggcctttcttggcaaacgttcagaagtcacaaaaataaatgcaagacatggatgaagcagaagacgaagctaccaatgttgttttccggcaaagcccaaatgacgttgctggtcttttaagccttatgggaagggccaatcatctcttggccctactcccgagtcatcctctttgcttgagctgctcttgccttctggcagctcttctcatgtgtgcactaggaacaggctcctcctgttcctctgcctcaccactatctgggtctggagtccgcacctcattccctgatggccctggcctcacctcagcctcattgctgtccaactccgttgccagctccacaggctgctggcagaccacaacataacCTATGGGCAACACAACAGTTCTGTGGCAAATATAGACTTCTGAGAACACATGCCTTGGGGTCAAGCTATTTGAAGGACCACCTGTCCCCTATTTCATCCACCTGGTTCATAGGATGGGAAGGCAGGGCATGTTGTGGGTCCCATTGATGAAGGATTTAGATCTGGTATCTGTTCCTTTATGCGAGGAAAGTATTCCTGCATGAGGAACAGTCAACTCTATCACATGCCTTTTTAGCTACACTTCTAGGTAAACGAATCACATGGAAGTATTCTCATATTCATTGCCTTGTCTCCACCTACTTCCATGAGATGAACTTGGGCAGGTCCAAGGGTGGCCTTCAGAGAAAgcggctgttctgtccccccacctcagtccgggagacacgtgaactgactcaattagccggcaatttagtccatggcagctatcagctctggcagcaaaccagcgattgtctgccaaggttttctttatcttccctgatgccagtgtcacagaagctcgttaccggagcaaccaggaagtcaggaacaaacagcaatccaggccaaatgctcagtcaaatagttcagctcaagttttctccagtcagtttgttttgtccatcacgaagtagtagagcagcccttcctgcttttataccctgtggggtgtggctttgtgactcagcactctctaggcctgccccaccccttcttttgttgttcccgcctctcttgtctatgaaacctgggatctaaccaggactgattgtccacagctgggtctggaagtgttgcctgggaggggggagatacaggagacagagcccttgtcacctcctccacctggcctgcctctggctcctggagctgagccagagaggccggccctgcagagaggagacctgatggcccttccccctcactctctgagtcactttctggcagggggccaggcccaggggggggggggctggagccataaCAGCTGCACACTACTGAACTTGAGGGATCTTTTCAAGACTAGTCTGCATATTAGTTGGCCCTTGAGGAAAGGATCTCTGAGATGGCTTGAAGTTCTCCTCAACCAAAGcaatctgttctgtctccttccccacttcagacccacgagctggccttcagccagtggattcacggctcttatcagtcctg includes the following:
- the LOC131202607 gene encoding C-type lectin-like — translated: MSMEALSTFHLFFSGFLLAVSLSSGAEATECPGGWRHLKGFCYGFFNLKVTWMRAELECQSLKSESHLASIDNAEQAELLSKYLDEAYYHQPSSVWIGMFENEIGTPKKRYFEWADRTSVGYTSWAPGELHHLKKHCAALRKPGESS